A stretch of the Poseidonibacter parvus genome encodes the following:
- a CDS encoding response regulator transcription factor: MKILLLEDNKKLNDTITKRLKLKGYKVQSCVDGADAIEKIADGYSCFILDINVPNIDGIKILKKIREFYKDIPVIIISASVELNDIKQSYDFGCNDYLKKPFFIDELEIKIEKFCKIQDDLIYFDENCYFDYKSSLIFINDKEQRLTKKERLLLNLFLTKRNQVLSYEAIENYVWEGSFASLESIRSLIRRLRKILSNDYIETVVDTGYIFKTS; encoded by the coding sequence ATGAAAATCTTACTACTAGAAGATAATAAAAAGTTAAATGACACTATTACTAAAAGGTTAAAACTAAAAGGCTATAAAGTTCAATCTTGTGTGGATGGAGCAGATGCAATAGAAAAAATAGCTGATGGATATAGTTGCTTTATTTTAGATATAAATGTTCCAAATATTGATGGGATTAAAATATTAAAGAAAATTAGAGAGTTCTACAAAGATATACCTGTAATTATAATTTCTGCTAGTGTTGAACTTAATGATATCAAACAATCTTATGACTTTGGATGTAATGACTATTTAAAAAAACCATTTTTTATAGATGAACTTGAAATAAAAATAGAAAAGTTTTGTAAAATACAAGATGACTTAATCTATTTTGATGAGAATTGTTATTTTGATTATAAATCATCTTTGATATTTATAAATGATAAAGAGCAAAGATTAACAAAAAAAGAAAGGCTACTTCTAAATCTCTTTTTAACTAAAAGAAATCAAGTTTTATCTTACGAAGCAATTGAAAATTATGTTTGGGAAGGAAGTTTTGCATCTTTAGAATCTATACGATCTTTAATTCGAAGATTAAGAAAAATTCTTTCTAATGATTATATTGAAACAGTAGTAGATACTGGATATATTTTCAAAACTAGCTAA
- a CDS encoding sensor histidine kinase: MKKIILFSLIFITFVLGQEPKEVLLLHSYHKGYVWSDDISKTIEKEFKSHENIELTTVYMDTKRVADPIYLDQLAKLYKQQFQKRSFDLIIASDNNAFDFVINYHTYLFENLPVLFCGINNFDKAFLEQNYMKKYMTGVVEQVDLEKNFELIKDLHPNLKKLVIINDNSKTGYAVKRDLRPIIQKYKKDFEIEYIDNLEIEGIAKKVSKLGEDTAVLFVLLFKDTTGKYFTYKQSFTKIREASHVPIYGLWDFYLNYGIVGGLLTSAIGQGEAVSKMALEILNGKKISQIPILEKSPNEYMFDYNELNRFNIDITKHVDDYILTNQPSSEYKKVTQFFILAILIILVLSIIVVTLRANIQRRLKVERALSNRLEFDKVLLDTIPNPIYYKNIHGKFLGCNLAFANLVNEHRDQIIGKTAFDFFTNEVASKNTIIDKELLNTFSTSTSEFTFYTASNQMKHIILNKAVYKNIDQSVGGIVCIMDDITESVQQKQFLIQQSKLAEMGDMIAAIAHQWNEPLVELSALVQDIQTSYLLNELKDIEVNDFVKDSMVQIKYMSRTLNDFRNFLKPSTKKKLFSISKSLNEINEIIGKQIFYSNIEMSFNYKNKDEELLIYGYENEFKQVLLNLVNNAKNKIIDKQQDENKKGNIQINIERCINYNSIEIIDDAGKIDETIIHSIFQPYFTTKADGTGLGLYMAKVIIEDKMRGTITVRNEDDNVIFTIRLPHKKV, translated from the coding sequence ATGAAAAAAATAATACTATTTAGCTTAATTTTTATTACATTTGTTTTAGGACAAGAACCAAAAGAGGTTTTATTACTTCATTCATATCATAAAGGATATGTTTGGAGTGATGATATTTCTAAAACCATTGAAAAAGAGTTTAAATCGCACGAAAATATAGAACTTACAACTGTATATATGGATACAAAAAGAGTTGCTGATCCAATATATTTAGACCAACTTGCAAAACTTTACAAACAACAATTTCAAAAAAGAAGCTTTGATTTAATAATTGCAAGTGATAATAATGCTTTTGATTTTGTAATTAACTATCATACTTATCTCTTTGAGAACTTGCCTGTTCTTTTTTGTGGAATAAACAATTTTGATAAAGCATTTTTAGAACAAAACTATATGAAAAAATATATGACAGGTGTAGTTGAGCAAGTAGACTTAGAAAAAAACTTTGAGTTAATAAAAGACTTACACCCAAATTTAAAAAAACTAGTAATAATAAATGATAATTCTAAAACAGGTTATGCAGTAAAAAGAGATTTAAGACCTATTATTCAAAAATACAAAAAAGATTTTGAAATTGAATATATTGATAATTTAGAAATCGAGGGAATTGCAAAAAAAGTTTCAAAATTAGGGGAAGATACTGCTGTTTTATTTGTTTTATTGTTTAAAGATACAACAGGTAAATATTTTACATATAAACAAAGCTTTACCAAAATCAGAGAAGCCAGCCATGTTCCAATTTATGGTCTTTGGGATTTTTATTTGAATTATGGAATTGTAGGTGGACTTTTAACTTCTGCAATTGGTCAAGGAGAAGCTGTATCAAAAATGGCACTTGAAATATTAAATGGAAAAAAGATTTCCCAAATACCAATTTTAGAAAAATCACCTAACGAATATATGTTTGATTATAATGAATTAAATAGGTTTAATATAGATATAACAAAACATGTAGATGATTATATATTAACAAATCAGCCAAGTTCAGAATATAAAAAAGTTACACAGTTTTTTATTTTAGCAATTTTGATTATTTTGGTATTAAGTATTATTGTTGTCACTCTTCGTGCTAATATTCAAAGAAGATTAAAAGTAGAAAGAGCGCTATCTAATAGGTTAGAATTTGATAAAGTATTATTAGATACTATTCCTAATCCAATTTATTATAAAAATATTCATGGAAAGTTTTTAGGTTGTAACTTAGCTTTTGCAAACTTAGTAAATGAACATAGAGATCAAATCATAGGTAAAACTGCCTTTGATTTTTTTACAAATGAAGTTGCATCAAAAAACACAATAATTGATAAAGAGTTGTTAAATACATTCTCAACTTCTACTTCAGAATTTACATTTTACACAGCGTCAAATCAAATGAAACATATCATTTTGAATAAAGCTGTTTATAAAAACATAGATCAAAGTGTTGGTGGAATAGTTTGTATTATGGATGATATAACTGAAAGTGTTCAACAAAAACAGTTCTTAATACAACAAAGTAAATTAGCTGAAATGGGTGATATGATTGCGGCAATTGCACATCAATGGAATGAACCACTTGTAGAGCTATCAGCATTAGTTCAAGATATACAAACATCATATTTATTAAATGAATTAAAAGATATAGAAGTAAATGATTTTGTAAAAGACTCAATGGTTCAAATTAAATATATGTCTAGAACTTTAAATGATTTTAGAAACTTCTTAAAACCCTCAACAAAAAAGAAACTCTTCTCAATTTCTAAATCTTTAAACGAAATAAACGAAATTATTGGAAAACAAATATTCTATTCTAATATAGAAATGAGTTTTAATTATAAAAATAAAGATGAAGAACTTTTAATCTACGGTTATGAGAACGAGTTTAAACAAGTTTTACTAAACCTTGTAAATAATGCAAAAAATAAAATTATAGATAAGCAGCAAGATGAAAATAAAAAAGGTAATATTCAAATTAATATTGAAAGATGTATTAATTATAATAGCATAGAAATTATTGATGATGCAGGTAAAATTGATGAAACAATAATACACTCTATCTTTCAACCATACTTTACTACAAAAGCAGATGGAACAGGCCTTGGTCTTTATATGGCAAAAGTAATTATTGAAGATAAAATGAGGGGAACAATTACAGTTAGAAATGAAGATGATAATGTAATTTTTACAATTAGACTACCTCATAAAAAGGTTTAA
- a CDS encoding LutC/YkgG family protein: MTSKEKILQNIKKNNVAVDVELPSYENFGITFEKKHEKFSTMIESVGGKALVIDKKDLDKTIKELYKDEKQIASNVDGFTLSNFNANEEDDAHNLKNIDLAVVKGNFAVAENGAIWMKNEDNRHRSLYFIAQNIVIVIDEKEIVSNMHEAYEKINFENTGYGVFISGPSKTADIEQSLVIGAHGPKSGYVIFTKS, from the coding sequence ATGACTAGTAAAGAAAAAATACTACAAAACATTAAAAAGAATAATGTAGCTGTTGATGTAGAACTTCCTTCTTATGAAAACTTTGGAATAACTTTTGAAAAAAAACATGAGAAATTTTCTACAATGATTGAAAGTGTTGGAGGAAAAGCTTTAGTAATTGATAAAAAAGATTTAGATAAAACTATTAAAGAATTATATAAAGATGAAAAACAAATTGCTTCAAATGTTGATGGTTTTACTCTAAGCAATTTTAATGCAAATGAAGAAGATGATGCTCATAATTTAAAAAATATAGATTTAGCAGTAGTAAAAGGAAATTTTGCAGTTGCTGAAAATGGTGCTATTTGGATGAAAAATGAAGATAATAGACATAGGTCTTTATATTTTATTGCACAAAATATTGTAATTGTAATAGATGAAAAAGAAATTGTTTCAAATATGCATGAAGCATATGAAAAAATAAATTTTGAAAATACTGGCTATGGTGTATTCATTTCAGGACCTTCTAAAACAGCAGATATAGAGCAGTCACTAGTTATCGGTGCTCATGGTCCAAAATCTGGTTATGTAATTTTTACAAAATCTTGA
- a CDS encoding lactate utilization protein B — protein sequence MSTNHPQNAKEFVANDERMHWHDQALWFVREKRDIATKTIPEWENLREFASRIKSHTMANLDTYLLEFEKNANAKGIKVHFAADAKEHNEIAYKLLNEKNVKKLVKSKSMLTEECHLNPFLEERGIEVIDTDLGERIVQLRNEPPSHIVLPAIHLKKMDVSDTFVEHLGTEKGNDDPTYLTRAARASLREDFLNAEAGMTGVNFAIAQTGGVVVCTNEGNADMGASVPKLHIASMGIEKVIPRLEDLSVFTRLLARSATGQPITSYTSHFHGPIEGGEMHIIIVDNKRSEFLSSEKYKKALNCIRCGACMNTCPVYRRSGGHSYEYVIPGPIGSILGAVKEPEKHNTLPFACTLCGSCTNVCPVKIDLDSQLYARRQDLSEMKLIDPKKKMAMKITAWLMTKPKLFDFAGKMARKIVPKLPDSIVYNKANAWGKQRDMPKMAEKSFKEMFEQGDLDD from the coding sequence ATGAGTACTAATCATCCACAAAATGCAAAAGAGTTTGTTGCAAATGATGAAAGAATGCATTGGCATGACCAAGCTTTATGGTTTGTAAGAGAAAAAAGAGATATAGCAACAAAAACTATTCCTGAATGGGAAAATTTACGTGAGTTTGCAAGTAGAATCAAATCTCATACAATGGCAAATTTAGATACTTATCTTTTAGAATTTGAAAAAAATGCTAATGCAAAAGGCATCAAAGTTCACTTTGCAGCAGATGCAAAAGAGCATAATGAAATTGCATATAAACTTCTAAATGAAAAAAATGTAAAAAAACTTGTTAAATCAAAATCGATGTTAACAGAAGAGTGTCATTTAAATCCTTTTTTAGAAGAGCGTGGTATAGAAGTTATTGATACCGACCTAGGAGAGAGAATTGTTCAATTAAGAAACGAACCTCCTTCACATATTGTACTGCCAGCAATTCACTTAAAAAAGATGGATGTATCTGATACTTTTGTTGAACATTTAGGAACAGAAAAAGGAAATGATGATCCTACATATTTAACAAGAGCAGCAAGAGCTTCATTAAGAGAAGATTTCTTGAACGCAGAAGCTGGAATGACAGGTGTAAACTTTGCAATTGCACAAACAGGTGGAGTTGTTGTATGTACAAATGAAGGAAATGCTGATATGGGTGCATCAGTTCCAAAACTTCATATTGCTTCAATGGGAATTGAAAAAGTAATTCCAAGACTTGAAGACTTATCAGTATTTACAAGATTACTAGCAAGAAGTGCAACAGGTCAACCAATTACATCATATACTTCACATTTTCATGGGCCAATTGAAGGTGGAGAAATGCATATTATTATTGTTGATAATAAAAGAAGTGAATTTTTATCTTCTGAAAAGTATAAAAAAGCATTAAATTGTATTAGATGTGGTGCATGTATGAATACATGTCCAGTATACAGAAGATCAGGTGGTCACTCTTATGAATATGTAATTCCAGGACCAATTGGTTCTATTTTAGGTGCAGTTAAAGAGCCCGAAAAGCATAACACATTGCCTTTTGCTTGTACTTTATGTGGTTCATGTACAAATGTTTGTCCTGTAAAAATTGATTTAGATTCACAACTTTATGCAAGACGTCAAGATTTAAGTGAAATGAAACTAATTGATCCTAAGAAAAAAATGGCTATGAAAATTACAGCATGGCTTATGACAAAACCAAAGTTATTTGATTTTGCAGGAAAAATGGCTCGTAAAATTGTTCCAAAACTTCCTGATTCAATTGTTTACAACAAAGCAAATGCATGGGGAAAACAAAGAGATATGCCTAAAATGGCAGAAAAGAGTTTTAAAGAAATGTTTGAGCAAGGAGATTTAGATGACTAG
- a CDS encoding (Fe-S)-binding protein, which yields MKIGLFIPCFMNELYPDICKSTYKILKQQGLDIDYPLNQTCCGQPMANSGCSKDVETLAKQFVKTFKDYDYIVAPSGSCVSMVKEHYAPFFNNDEDYNKVKASIYEVCEFLHDVVKLENLNFNTSFPYKVGLHNSCHGHRVLKLATASELNIPYNSKLKNLLQKVEGIELVTLKREDECCGFGGTFSVQEEDLSIAMGKDRIKDHLDSNAQVMTGADMSCLMHMDGIINRNNHPIKVKHIVQILLGEEL from the coding sequence ATGAAAATAGGTCTATTTATTCCCTGTTTTATGAACGAACTATATCCAGATATTTGTAAATCTACTTATAAGATATTAAAACAACAAGGCTTGGATATAGATTATCCACTAAACCAGACATGCTGTGGACAACCTATGGCAAACTCAGGCTGTTCTAAAGACGTTGAAACTTTAGCAAAGCAATTTGTTAAAACATTTAAAGATTATGACTATATTGTAGCACCTAGTGGTTCATGTGTTTCAATGGTTAAAGAACATTATGCACCTTTTTTCAATAATGATGAAGATTATAATAAAGTTAAAGCTTCAATTTATGAAGTATGTGAATTTTTACATGACGTAGTTAAGTTAGAAAACCTAAACTTTAACACAAGTTTTCCTTATAAAGTTGGTCTTCATAACTCTTGTCATGGACATAGAGTTTTAAAATTAGCAACTGCAAGTGAATTAAATATTCCATATAATTCTAAGCTAAAAAACTTACTTCAAAAAGTTGAAGGAATTGAACTTGTTACATTAAAAAGAGAAGATGAATGCTGTGGTTTTGGTGGAACATTCTCTGTGCAAGAAGAAGATTTATCAATTGCTATGGGGAAAGATAGAATTAAAGATCACTTAGACTCAAATGCTCAAGTAATGACAGGTGCTGATATGTCCTGTTTAATGCACATGGATGGAATCATAAATAGAAATAACCATCCAATAAAAGTAAAACATATTGTTCAAATCTTACTAGGAGAAGAACTATGA
- a CDS encoding class I SAM-dependent methyltransferase, which yields MANIGYKNNTQFYKRVIKKYGISARGVHWSCEESQYIRFKVLTQFIQDEVKECVIVDAGCGFGEYYNYLFDNDFKPEKYIGIDCEEEMINAASKRFLNTKFVLKNILEDKLPSADYYICSGAMNTLNEDEVLTFIKRSYKASKKGFVFNFLKDDPLSDISINTVLKFCKSICSQIKIKDDYLENDISIYLKK from the coding sequence ATGGCAAATATTGGATATAAAAATAATACTCAATTTTATAAAAGAGTCATAAAAAAATATGGGATTAGTGCTAGAGGAGTTCACTGGAGCTGCGAAGAGTCACAGTATATACGTTTTAAAGTATTAACACAATTTATTCAAGACGAAGTAAAAGAATGTGTAATTGTTGATGCAGGTTGTGGCTTTGGTGAATATTACAACTATTTATTTGATAATGATTTTAAACCAGAAAAGTATATTGGTATTGATTGCGAAGAAGAAATGATAAACGCGGCATCAAAAAGATTTTTAAATACAAAATTCGTTTTAAAAAATATACTTGAAGATAAGCTCCCTAGTGCTGATTATTACATCTGTAGTGGAGCTATGAATACTCTAAATGAAGATGAAGTTTTAACTTTTATAAAACGTTCATATAAAGCTTCAAAAAAAGGTTTTGTTTTTAATTTCTTAAAAGATGATCCATTAAGTGATATTTCTATAAATACGGTGCTAAAATTTTGTAAAAGCATCTGCTCACAAATAAAAATAAAAGATGATTATTTAGAAAACGACATTTCCATTTATTTAAAAAAATAA
- a CDS encoding deoxycytidylate deaminase, with the protein MLKDQTFINIAKEIASASKCVSKQVGAVIVKDGRILSTGYNGTPAGYTNCSDHWNGEYTKDHHDWSKTYEIHAEMNAIIWAARKGISIEDATIYVTLEPCSECSKNLIASGIKRIVYDKAYEHTNSELISKFIKDNNVIIEQIDNC; encoded by the coding sequence ATGTTAAAAGACCAAACATTTATAAATATTGCAAAAGAAATAGCAAGTGCTTCAAAATGTGTATCAAAACAAGTAGGCGCTGTAATTGTAAAAGATGGAAGAATACTCTCAACGGGTTATAATGGAACTCCTGCTGGATATACAAATTGTAGTGACCATTGGAATGGAGAATATACAAAAGACCATCATGACTGGTCTAAAACTTACGAAATTCATGCTGAAATGAATGCAATAATTTGGGCAGCAAGAAAAGGAATTAGTATAGAAGATGCAACAATTTATGTAACTCTAGAACCTTGTAGTGAATGTTCAAAAAATTTAATAGCAAGTGGAATAAAAAGAATTGTTTACGATAAAGCCTATGAACATACAAACTCAGAACTTATCTCTAAATTTATTAAAGATAACAATGTAATAATTGAACAAATAGATAACTGCTAA
- the accB gene encoding acetyl-CoA carboxylase biotin carboxyl carrier protein, which produces MDFKEIKELIRVFDKSALNKLKVKDGEFEISMQTGFEGGTVVTTAAAPVAAPIAPVAAPVAVASSEAAVSTAVTGDTIDSPMVGTYYASPSPEAPAFVKAGDTVKKGQTLCILEAMKIMNEVEAEFDCKIIDILVKDGDPVEYDMPIFTVEKI; this is translated from the coding sequence ATGGATTTTAAAGAAATCAAAGAATTAATAAGAGTATTTGACAAGAGTGCATTAAACAAATTAAAAGTTAAAGATGGAGAATTTGAAATCTCTATGCAAACTGGATTTGAAGGTGGTACGGTTGTAACTACTGCTGCTGCACCTGTTGCTGCACCAATTGCTCCTGTTGCAGCACCTGTTGCTGTTGCTAGTTCTGAAGCTGCAGTAAGCACTGCTGTTACTGGTGATACAATTGATTCGCCAATGGTAGGAACATACTATGCTTCTCCATCACCTGAAGCTCCTGCATTTGTAAAAGCTGGAGATACAGTTAAAAAAGGTCAAACTTTATGTATCTTAGAAGCTATGAAAATTATGAATGAAGTTGAAGCTGAATTTGATTGTAAGATTATTGACATCTTAGTTAAAGATGGTGACCCAGTTGAATATGATATGCCTATATTTACTGTAGAAAAAATATAA
- a CDS encoding acetyl-CoA carboxylase biotin carboxylase subunit, whose protein sequence is MAEIKKILIANRGEIVQRAIRTIREMGKKSVAVYSAGDKNASYLKHADEAVCIGDVKSADSYLNIPALITAAEMTGCDAIFPGYGFLSENQDFVEICRLHNIKFIGPSVEVMEKMADKSKAKDEMIKAGVPVVPGSDGAVHSLEEGRKVALEIGYPIMAKASAGGGGRGMRLINDESDFDQLFMAASSEALAAFGDGTMYLERFINNPRHIEVQVIGDSHGNAIHVGERDCSLQRRHQKVIEESPAILLNDETRAHLHDVAVKATKFLKYEGAGTFEFLADDKQNIYFMEMNTRLQVEHPVSEMVSGLDIVEWMIKVAQGEKLPAQEKIKFRGHAIEVRITAEDPNSFLPSPGKVTQWMVPGGRNVRVDSHLYAGYVVPPYYDSMVGKLIVWGRDRNKAINIMKRALNEFEVEGIRTTIPFHKKMMENEDFISNEYDTKYLENYKSLDDI, encoded by the coding sequence ATGGCTGAAATTAAAAAAATATTAATTGCTAATAGAGGAGAAATAGTTCAAAGAGCTATACGAACTATTAGAGAAATGGGTAAGAAATCAGTTGCAGTTTATTCTGCAGGTGATAAAAATGCATCATATTTAAAACATGCAGATGAAGCTGTTTGTATTGGTGATGTTAAGTCTGCTGATTCATACTTAAATATTCCTGCACTAATTACTGCTGCAGAAATGACAGGATGTGATGCAATTTTCCCAGGTTATGGTTTCCTTTCTGAAAACCAAGATTTTGTAGAAATTTGTAGATTACATAATATTAAATTTATTGGTCCTTCTGTTGAAGTAATGGAAAAAATGGCTGATAAATCAAAAGCAAAAGATGAAATGATTAAAGCTGGTGTTCCAGTTGTACCTGGTTCAGATGGTGCTGTTCATTCACTTGAAGAAGGTAGAAAAGTAGCACTTGAAATTGGTTATCCAATTATGGCTAAAGCATCTGCTGGTGGTGGTGGAAGAGGAATGAGACTTATTAATGATGAGTCTGATTTTGATCAGCTATTCATGGCTGCTTCTTCTGAAGCTTTAGCTGCATTTGGTGATGGTACTATGTACCTTGAGAGATTTATTAATAACCCAAGACATATTGAAGTTCAAGTTATTGGAGATTCTCATGGAAATGCAATTCATGTAGGTGAAAGAGATTGTTCTTTACAAAGAAGACATCAAAAAGTTATTGAAGAATCACCTGCAATTTTATTAAATGATGAGACTAGAGCTCATTTACATGATGTTGCTGTTAAAGCTACAAAATTCCTTAAGTATGAAGGTGCTGGTACATTTGAATTCTTAGCAGATGATAAGCAAAATATTTACTTTATGGAAATGAATACAAGACTTCAAGTTGAGCATCCTGTTTCTGAAATGGTTTCTGGGCTTGATATTGTTGAATGGATGATTAAAGTTGCACAAGGTGAGAAATTACCAGCACAAGAAAAAATCAAATTTAGAGGTCATGCAATTGAAGTAAGAATTACAGCTGAAGATCCTAATTCGTTCTTACCAAGTCCTGGAAAAGTTACACAATGGATGGTTCCTGGTGGAAGAAATGTAAGAGTTGATTCACATTTATACGCAGGATACGTTGTACCTCCTTATTATGATTCAATGGTTGGAAAACTAATTGTTTGGGGAAGAGATAGAAATAAAGCTATTAATATTATGAAAAGAGCTTTAAATGAGTTTGAAGTAGAAGGAATTAGAACTACAATTCCATTCCATAAAAAAATGATGGAAAATGAAGATTTTATTTCAAATGAATATGATACAAAATACCTAGAAAACTACAAATCACTTGATGATATTTAA
- a CDS encoding DEAD/DEAH box helicase has protein sequence MTFNDFNFKEQLQKAIDFAGFKEPSPIQAEAIPIVLEGKDMVGQAHTGTGKTAAFGLPVINMMKGQQGVEAVVIVPTRELAMQVSDELFRFGKNLNFNTATVYGGQSYSMQLRNIDRSSIIVATPGRFLDLLRGGKINIKPSYVILDEADEMLDMGFLDDIKEIFTFMPAERQTLLFSATMPQAIKNLAKTILKDPAFVTLTKKDVTNSKITQTYYVVDERERDDALIRLYDFKNPTKSIIFCRTKKEVDRLSTFLVSQGFMAKGLHGDMEQRQREEAIRAFKSSKLEILIATDVAARGLDVNDVSHVFNYHLPFDSESYVHRIGRTGRAGKEGVAVSIVTPHEFRMLQKIEKNIGTKLESKIVPNIDSVKVKKVADLKDKITEQDIKDYALQLVEELKEEFDISTIAFKLASMVASSTYVKGNDKIGKSESDIKRLIENAPRGDDRGGRGRGRGGYRGGNRGGRSGGGRSDGRSGGRSGGDRDRGGRSGGRSDGRSGGRSGDRNRRRD, from the coding sequence ATGACTTTTAACGATTTCAATTTTAAAGAACAGTTACAAAAAGCAATAGATTTTGCAGGATTTAAAGAACCATCACCAATACAAGCTGAAGCAATTCCTATTGTTTTAGAAGGAAAAGATATGGTTGGTCAAGCTCATACAGGTACAGGTAAAACTGCTGCTTTTGGACTTCCTGTAATTAATATGATGAAGGGACAACAAGGCGTTGAAGCTGTTGTTATTGTTCCTACAAGAGAACTTGCAATGCAAGTATCAGATGAATTATTTAGATTTGGTAAAAATTTAAACTTTAATACAGCAACTGTATATGGTGGGCAATCTTACTCTATGCAATTAAGAAATATTGATAGGTCTTCAATCATTGTTGCAACTCCAGGAAGATTTTTAGATTTATTAAGAGGTGGAAAAATTAATATTAAACCTTCTTACGTAATTTTAGATGAAGCAGATGAAATGCTTGATATGGGATTCTTAGATGATATTAAAGAAATTTTCACATTTATGCCAGCTGAAAGACAAACTTTATTATTCTCTGCAACTATGCCTCAAGCTATTAAAAATCTTGCAAAAACAATTTTAAAAGACCCAGCATTTGTTACATTAACTAAAAAAGATGTTACAAACTCTAAAATTACACAAACATATTATGTTGTTGATGAAAGAGAAAGAGATGATGCATTAATTAGATTATACGACTTTAAAAACCCTACAAAATCAATAATTTTTTGTAGAACAAAAAAAGAAGTTGATAGATTATCTACTTTCTTAGTTTCTCAAGGATTTATGGCAAAAGGTCTTCATGGTGATATGGAGCAAAGACAAAGAGAAGAAGCAATTAGAGCTTTTAAATCATCTAAATTAGAAATCTTAATTGCAACAGATGTTGCTGCAAGAGGATTAGATGTAAATGATGTATCTCACGTATTTAACTACCACTTACCATTTGATTCTGAATCATATGTACATAGAATTGGTAGAACAGGACGTGCAGGTAAAGAAGGTGTTGCTGTTTCAATTGTAACTCCGCATGAATTCAGAATGCTTCAAAAAATTGAAAAAAATATTGGTACAAAACTTGAAAGTAAAATTGTTCCAAATATTGATTCTGTTAAAGTAAAAAAAGTTGCAGATTTAAAAGACAAAATTACTGAACAAGATATTAAAGATTACGCTTTACAATTAGTTGAAGAATTAAAAGAAGAATTTGATATTTCAACAATTGCATTTAAATTAGCTTCTATGGTTGCTTCTTCTACTTATGTAAAAGGTAACGATAAAATCGGTAAATCTGAAAGTGATATTAAAAGACTTATTGAAAATGCTCCAAGAGGAGATGACAGAGGTGGTCGAGGCCGAGGTAGAGGTGGTTACCGAGGTGGAAACAGAGGCGGAAGATCTGGTGGTGGAAGATCTGATGGTCGTTCTGGTGGAAGATCAGGCGGTGATAGAGATAGAGGCGGAAGATCTGGTGGTAGATCTGACGGACGGTCTGGTGGAAGATCAGGCGATAGAAATAGAAGAAGAGATTAA